Proteins encoded together in one Dechloromonas sp. HYN0024 window:
- the acpS gene encoding holo-ACP synthase: protein MIYGIGTDIVAVARLRGMWERHGDKALEKLLTPQEISEFSLVADKGRFLAKRFAAKEAFSKALGTGVRPPATLTALEVGHDLMGKPFLVFHGPLAELLDSKKLSAHLSLSDEAEYAVAYVILEHA, encoded by the coding sequence ATGATCTACGGCATTGGCACTGATATTGTCGCCGTTGCCCGCCTGCGTGGCATGTGGGAGCGCCATGGCGACAAAGCCCTGGAAAAACTGCTGACGCCGCAGGAAATCTCGGAGTTTTCACTGGTTGCCGACAAAGGGCGTTTTCTGGCCAAGCGTTTTGCCGCCAAGGAGGCCTTCAGCAAGGCGCTCGGGACTGGCGTCCGGCCGCCGGCCACGCTGACGGCGCTCGAAGTTGGCCATGACTTGATGGGCAAGCCCTTTCTGGTCTTTCACGGCCCGTTGGCAGAACTGCTCGACAGCAAAAAACTGTCCGCCCATCTTTCGCTCAGCGACGAAGCCGAATATGCCGTCGCCTATGTCATTCTGGAGCACGCATGA
- the nagZ gene encoding beta-N-acetylhexosaminidase has product MMHLPLGPLMIDIAGTELTPLDRERLCHPLVGGIILFSRNYTDPVQLTALTAEIHALRTPALLIAVDHEGGRVQRFREGFTRLPAMAKLGKLWDEQPEAALAAARQVGFVLAAELRARGVDYSFTPVLDLDYGPSRVIGDRAFHRLPAAVMALAAALGEGLGKAGMGSCGKHFPGHGYVIPDSHLELPVDDRPFAEMQEDIAPYRVLPLDGVMAAHVIYNCMDCNTAVFSNKWINYLRNNIKFNGVVFTDDLSMAGAGVVGGMLNRVDIAYAAGCDMLLVCNAPEVVGEVLEKWRPDVDPLRGKRVEALIPKYPAMTWEALQADTDYQAAQKTIAELTV; this is encoded by the coding sequence ATGATGCATTTGCCGCTTGGCCCGCTGATGATCGACATTGCTGGTACCGAACTGACCCCCCTTGATCGGGAACGGCTCTGCCATCCGCTGGTTGGCGGGATCATCCTGTTTTCGCGCAACTATACCGATCCGGTGCAGTTGACGGCGCTGACCGCTGAAATTCACGCCCTGCGCACACCGGCGCTATTGATTGCCGTCGACCACGAAGGGGGCAGGGTACAACGCTTCCGTGAAGGATTTACCCGCCTGCCAGCGATGGCGAAGCTCGGCAAGTTGTGGGATGAGCAGCCTGAAGCCGCGCTTGCCGCTGCCCGCCAGGTTGGCTTTGTGCTGGCCGCGGAATTGCGTGCCCGTGGCGTCGATTACTCCTTTACGCCAGTTCTCGATCTCGACTACGGTCCGTCGCGGGTTATCGGTGACCGCGCCTTCCATCGCCTGCCGGCTGCCGTCATGGCACTTGCCGCCGCCCTCGGTGAAGGTCTGGGCAAGGCTGGTATGGGAAGCTGTGGCAAGCATTTTCCGGGACATGGCTACGTCATTCCCGACTCTCATCTTGAGTTGCCGGTCGATGATCGTCCCTTTGCAGAGATGCAGGAAGACATTGCGCCGTACCGCGTATTGCCACTGGACGGGGTCATGGCTGCCCACGTTATTTACAACTGCATGGATTGTAATACTGCCGTATTTTCAAATAAATGGATAAATTATTTGAGAAATAACATTAAGTTCAACGGGGTGGTTTTTACCGATGATTTGTCGATGGCTGGGGCTGGCGTCGTGGGCGGCATGTTGAATCGTGTCGACATCGCCTATGCTGCCGGTTGCGACATGCTCCTTGTTTGCAATGCGCCGGAGGTGGTCGGTGAGGTGCTTGAAAAGTGGCGTCCGGATGTTGATCCGCTGCGCGGCAAACGGGTCGAGGCCCTGATTCCCAAGTACCCGGCCATGACCTGGGAGGCGCTTCAGGCCGATACCGACTATCAGGCTGCCCAAAAAACCATTGCCGAATTGACGGTCTGA
- the efp gene encoding elongation factor P encodes MKTAMELRSGNVIMVGADPLVVQKSEYNKSGRNAAVVKMKLKNLLTGAASEAVYKADDKFEQVILDKKEVTYSYFADPMYVFMDADYEQFEVEAENMVDALKYLEDGLACEVVFYNGKAISVELPNSVVREVIYTEPAVKGDTSGKVMKPAKLATGFELPVPAFVSIGDKIEIDTRTDEYKNRVK; translated from the coding sequence ATGAAAACCGCAATGGAACTCCGCTCCGGCAACGTCATCATGGTCGGTGCCGACCCGCTCGTCGTTCAGAAGAGCGAATACAACAAGTCCGGCCGTAACGCCGCTGTTGTCAAAATGAAACTCAAGAACCTGCTGACTGGCGCTGCTTCCGAAGCCGTCTACAAGGCTGACGACAAGTTCGAACAAGTCATCCTCGACAAGAAGGAAGTGACCTACTCCTACTTCGCCGATCCGATGTATGTCTTCATGGACGCCGACTACGAGCAGTTCGAAGTCGAAGCCGAAAACATGGTCGATGCACTGAAGTACCTTGAAGATGGTCTGGCTTGTGAAGTCGTCTTCTACAACGGCAAGGCTATTTCGGTCGAACTGCCGAACAGCGTCGTGCGCGAAGTGATCTACACCGAACCGGCCGTCAAGGGCGACACCTCGGGCAAGGTCATGAAGCCGGCCAAGCTGGCTACCGGATTCGAGCTGCCGGTTCCGGCTTTCGTCAGCATTGGCGACAAGATCGAAATCGACACCCGTACCGACGAATACAAGAACCGCGTCAAGTAA
- the earP gene encoding elongation factor P maturation arginine rhamnosyltransferase EarP encodes MAAMQLHWDIFCRVIDNFGDIGVCWRLARQLAAEHGRVVRLWVDEPDSLQPLCPSIDPTQAIQSYQGVEIHHWVDDIEIHRTADVVIEAFACELPDSYLAAMSHAEKKPCWINLEYLSAESWAEDCHTMASPHPTLPLVKYFFFPGFSAKTGGLLRENGLFAERDHHIAATPASALVEVCLFCYDTAPVGALLDAFGSTPLPVICHVAPGQPLAAVKAHLGGDGPWQLGKVLVQPMPFLPVDDFDRLLWRCDINFVRGEDSFVRAQWAGKPFVWQVYRQDDGAHLIKLEAFLQSYGEGLDELTKRTLRRLFVAWNIGGDIAAAWLEFLANRPAIADHNRHWADKLASRPDLAKALVNFCATKV; translated from the coding sequence ATGGCGGCCATGCAGCTTCATTGGGACATCTTTTGCCGGGTCATCGACAATTTCGGTGATATCGGCGTTTGCTGGCGCCTGGCCAGGCAACTGGCGGCCGAGCACGGCCGCGTCGTGCGTTTGTGGGTTGATGAACCGGACAGCCTGCAGCCGCTGTGCCCAAGCATCGACCCGACGCAAGCCATACAGTCATATCAGGGCGTTGAAATCCATCACTGGGTCGACGACATCGAGATCCACCGCACAGCCGATGTGGTGATCGAGGCCTTTGCCTGCGAATTGCCGGATAGCTACCTGGCGGCGATGAGCCATGCCGAGAAAAAGCCGTGCTGGATCAATCTCGAATACCTGAGTGCAGAATCCTGGGCGGAAGATTGCCACACCATGGCCTCGCCCCACCCGACCCTCCCCTTGGTCAAATATTTCTTTTTCCCCGGTTTTTCGGCGAAAACCGGCGGATTGTTGCGTGAAAACGGCTTGTTTGCCGAGCGTGACCACCATATCGCGGCCACACCGGCCAGCGCGTTGGTCGAAGTCTGCCTGTTTTGCTACGACACAGCCCCGGTTGGCGCTTTGCTCGACGCATTCGGCAGCACCCCGCTACCAGTCATCTGCCATGTCGCGCCGGGTCAGCCGCTGGCTGCTGTAAAGGCGCACCTGGGGGGCGACGGCCCGTGGCAGCTTGGCAAGGTACTGGTCCAGCCCATGCCCTTCTTGCCGGTGGACGATTTTGATCGTTTGCTGTGGCGCTGCGACATCAATTTCGTCCGTGGCGAGGACTCCTTCGTACGCGCCCAGTGGGCCGGCAAACCTTTCGTCTGGCAGGTTTACCGGCAGGATGATGGGGCTCACCTGATCAAGCTGGAGGCTTTTCTCCAGAGCTACGGCGAAGGACTGGACGAGCTGACGAAAAGAACCCTGCGCCGGTTGTTTGTGGCGTGGAACATTGGCGGCGACATCGCCGCTGCCTGGCTGGAATTCCTTGCCAATCGACCGGCCATCGCCGACCATAACCGGCACTGGGCCGACAAACTGGCGAGTCGCCCCGACTTGGCCAAGGCACTCGTCAACTTCTGTGCCACCAAGGTATAA
- a CDS encoding uracil-DNA glycosylase yields MSIFQDPTGCVACPRLAEHLAHIRQRDPDWHALPVPAFGSLDAELLVVGLGPGEKGANRTGRPFTGDVAGELLYPALHRFGFASAAEPLGADQWANPAMQLSNCRITNAVRCLPPANKPTTAEIRQCNGHLKAELAAMPKLKVIVALGAIAHQALLWAYGIKPKAFTFGHNVRHALPDGRILVDSYHCSGYNWRTGRLSRESFEAVFAGVKSDLA; encoded by the coding sequence ATGTCGATATTCCAAGATCCCACCGGCTGCGTCGCCTGTCCGCGCCTGGCCGAACACCTTGCCCACATTCGTCAGCGTGACCCTGATTGGCACGCTCTGCCGGTTCCTGCCTTTGGTTCGCTTGATGCCGAACTGCTCGTGGTCGGCCTTGGCCCCGGCGAAAAAGGGGCCAACCGAACCGGTCGCCCGTTCACTGGTGACGTGGCCGGTGAACTGCTCTATCCCGCCTTGCACCGCTTTGGCTTTGCCAGCGCAGCGGAGCCGCTGGGCGCTGATCAGTGGGCCAATCCGGCCATGCAATTGAGTAATTGCCGTATCACCAATGCCGTGCGCTGCCTGCCCCCGGCCAACAAGCCGACGACGGCCGAAATTCGTCAGTGTAACGGTCATTTGAAGGCCGAACTGGCGGCCATGCCGAAACTCAAGGTCATCGTCGCCCTGGGAGCCATCGCCCACCAGGCATTGCTCTGGGCCTACGGGATCAAACCCAAGGCGTTCACCTTCGGGCACAACGTCCGGCATGCCCTTCCGGATGGGCGAATTCTCGTCGACAGCTATCATTGCAGCGGCTACAACTGGCGCACCGGCAGGCTTTCCCGCGAAAGCTTCGAGGCCGTTTTCGCCGGGGTCAAATCCGATCTGGCCTGA
- the uvrC gene encoding excinuclease ABC subunit UvrC: MSFDAKAFLATLTELPGVYRMLDASAAVLYVGKAKNLKKRVASYFRENVSSPRIAHMVSQIAAIETTATRTEAEALLLENNLIKSLAPRYNILFRDDKSYPYIVLTRGEFPRLGFFRGNPDRKADYFGPYPSSWAVRDSIHLMQKMFRLRTCEESVFSNRSRPCLLYQIKRCSGPCVGLIPPEDYATDVQLASMFLLGKQQEVSKRLNQAMEAASARLAYEQAAVYRDLIQSLRQVQEKQFVFSSKGEDMDILVAEKEAGQLCVNLAMVRGGRHLGDRPFFPVHAGESEPADACAAFIRQHYAVHPAPSRLLVHPMPAEDEPGETEAVLAELAGRPVPVLSARSLSHRAWVDMARQNARLALLARSQATAQQEKRLSALQEALQLAEPVVRIECFDISHTMGEATVASCVVYHENRMKNADYRRFNIRDITPGDDYAAMRQAVSRRYDGVAAGEGTAPDLILIDGGKGQVASAFAALADLGLAHLPMIGVAKGEGRKPGLESLIFPDGREPLQLPAEHPALHLIQEIRDEAHRFAITGHRARRGKARKTSTLESLPGIGAARRKALVAQFGGLPGVLAASPEQLSEVPGISRDMAEKIYSALH, encoded by the coding sequence ATGAGTTTTGATGCCAAGGCCTTCCTGGCCACGCTGACTGAACTGCCTGGCGTTTATCGCATGCTCGATGCCAGCGCTGCGGTTCTTTATGTCGGCAAGGCGAAAAATCTTAAAAAACGGGTTGCCTCGTATTTTCGGGAAAATGTATCCAGCCCGCGCATCGCCCATATGGTCAGTCAGATCGCGGCCATCGAAACCACCGCGACGCGGACCGAGGCGGAAGCCCTGTTGCTCGAAAACAACCTCATCAAGTCGCTGGCACCGCGCTACAACATTCTTTTTCGTGACGACAAGTCTTATCCCTATATCGTCCTGACCCGAGGGGAGTTTCCCCGGCTCGGTTTCTTTCGCGGCAATCCGGATCGCAAGGCTGATTATTTCGGGCCTTATCCCTCAAGCTGGGCGGTGCGCGACAGCATCCACCTGATGCAGAAAATGTTCCGCCTGCGGACCTGCGAAGAGTCGGTTTTTTCAAACCGTTCACGGCCTTGCCTGCTCTATCAGATCAAACGTTGCAGCGGACCCTGCGTCGGGTTGATCCCGCCCGAAGACTACGCCACCGATGTTCAGTTGGCCTCGATGTTCCTTCTCGGCAAGCAGCAGGAGGTCTCAAAACGTCTTAATCAGGCCATGGAAGCTGCCTCGGCGCGTCTCGCCTATGAGCAGGCGGCGGTCTATCGTGATCTGATCCAGTCCTTGCGTCAGGTCCAGGAAAAGCAGTTCGTATTCAGTAGCAAGGGCGAAGACATGGACATCCTTGTCGCCGAGAAGGAGGCCGGTCAATTGTGCGTCAATCTGGCGATGGTCCGGGGTGGCAGGCACTTGGGTGACCGACCATTCTTTCCGGTGCATGCCGGGGAGTCCGAGCCAGCTGATGCCTGCGCCGCCTTCATTCGCCAGCACTATGCCGTTCATCCGGCGCCATCGCGCCTGCTGGTTCACCCGATGCCGGCCGAAGATGAGCCTGGGGAGACCGAGGCGGTGTTGGCCGAGTTGGCCGGACGTCCGGTTCCCGTCTTGTCAGCGCGCAGCCTGTCGCACAGGGCCTGGGTCGACATGGCGAGGCAAAATGCCCGTCTGGCCCTGCTCGCACGCAGCCAGGCGACAGCGCAGCAGGAAAAGCGCCTGTCGGCGCTGCAGGAAGCACTGCAACTGGCTGAGCCCGTCGTCCGTATCGAATGCTTCGATATCAGTCACACCATGGGCGAAGCCACTGTTGCCTCGTGCGTCGTTTACCACGAGAACCGCATGAAAAACGCTGACTACCGGCGTTTCAATATCCGCGATATCACCCCCGGCGACGACTATGCAGCCATGCGTCAGGCGGTCAGTCGCCGTTATGACGGCGTTGCGGCGGGCGAGGGCACGGCACCCGACCTGATCCTCATCGATGGCGGCAAAGGGCAGGTCGCTTCTGCCTTCGCCGCGCTGGCTGATCTGGGCCTCGCGCATTTGCCGATGATCGGTGTGGCCAAGGGGGAAGGGCGCAAGCCCGGTCTCGAGTCACTGATCTTTCCGGATGGCCGGGAGCCTCTGCAGCTACCGGCCGAACATCCGGCCCTGCACCTGATTCAGGAAATACGCGACGAAGCGCATCGTTTCGCCATTACCGGCCATCGTGCCCGCCGCGGCAAGGCGCGCAAGACCTCAACCCTGGAAAGCCTGCCCGGCATAGGCGCGGCCCGCCGGAAGGCGCTGGTTGCCCAATTTGGCGGCCTGCCGGGTGTCCTCGCCGCCAGTCCCGAGCAACTGTCGGAAGTGCCCGGCATCAGTCGGGATATGGCCGAAAAGATATATTCCGCATTACACTGA
- the pgsA gene encoding CDP-diacylglycerol--glycerol-3-phosphate 3-phosphatidyltransferase: MPFNLPILLTWLRIVAIPLLITVYYLPADWATAQERDLAATSIFVAAALTDWADGYLARKLNQTSAFGAFLDPVADKLMVAAALIVLVELGRTDAVVATIIIGREITISALREWMAKIGAAKSVAVSMIGKIKTAAQMLAIPILLYYQPLFGFDMRTFGNWLIWIAALLTLWSMGYYLRMASPEIAKRAAEK; encoded by the coding sequence ATGCCCTTCAATCTGCCCATCCTGCTCACCTGGCTTCGTATCGTCGCGATACCGCTGCTCATCACCGTTTACTACCTGCCTGCGGACTGGGCGACAGCCCAGGAACGCGACCTCGCCGCGACCTCGATTTTCGTGGCCGCTGCGCTCACCGACTGGGCTGACGGCTATCTGGCCCGAAAGCTCAACCAGACTTCGGCCTTTGGTGCCTTTCTCGACCCGGTGGCCGACAAACTGATGGTCGCCGCGGCGTTGATCGTTCTCGTCGAACTGGGCCGCACTGATGCGGTCGTCGCGACCATCATCATCGGTCGCGAAATCACCATTTCGGCTTTACGCGAATGGATGGCCAAGATTGGCGCAGCCAAAAGTGTTGCCGTCTCGATGATCGGCAAGATCAAGACAGCCGCTCAGATGCTCGCCATTCCCATCCTTCTTTACTATCAGCCACTGTTTGGGTTCGACATGCGAACCTTCGGTAACTGGTTGATCTGGATAGCAGCCTTGCTCACGCTGTGGTCGATGGGCTATTACCTGCGCATGGCCTCGCCAGAAATAGCCAAACGGGCTGCAGAAAAATAG
- the mobC gene encoding plasmid mobilization relaxosome protein MobC, with amino-acid sequence MPKSRNSVLNSAFTKKIVSVKGGRPSEGRCKPVTVRFTEYEHDQLMQAVHETGMTASDLIRQTAAGIEIKARPAPVTNDLLKELIAWGNNLNQIAYKCNSGGSPIAEISEILTKCYNALARIEQTIQGGASK; translated from the coding sequence ATGCCTAAAAGTCGAAATTCAGTTTTGAATTCAGCATTCACCAAGAAAATTGTGAGCGTTAAAGGAGGTAGGCCGAGTGAAGGGCGATGCAAGCCTGTCACTGTCCGTTTCACAGAATACGAGCATGATCAACTCATGCAAGCCGTGCACGAAACGGGCATGACCGCCTCTGATTTAATCCGGCAGACTGCTGCTGGAATCGAAATCAAAGCCAGGCCTGCACCGGTCACGAATGATCTCCTAAAAGAACTGATAGCCTGGGGAAATAACCTCAATCAAATTGCTTATAAATGCAATTCCGGCGGCTCCCCCATCGCTGAAATTTCTGAGATTTTGACGAAGTGCTACAACGCATTGGCCCGCATTGAACAGACGATTCAAGGAGGGGCAAGCAAATGA